From the genome of Nocardia sp. NBC_01503, one region includes:
- a CDS encoding lytic transglycosylase domain-containing protein, which produces MGRHRKPPVPTIRRGSVIALTSLVPAGLATVTGASDGNLVGSLTSALQHEFSPEADEALPRPEAAAAPVAALEPMLREAKQVVPVGPPVVKTVALPDGRVPAALPAGPIGMPGIAENAYQNAERILALENPACAMPWSLLAGIGRVESTHAFGGKADADGNPIDPVYGPVLDGSLWGNNVVHDTDGGELDGLASYDRAIGPMQFLPQTWRKYAADGNGDGIADPQNLFDAALTAGKYLCSGNLDMRDPAQQTRAILRYNNSMAYVANVMAWETAYSTGIAPGASALPRI; this is translated from the coding sequence GTGGGACGTCACCGTAAGCCCCCGGTTCCGACGATTCGCCGCGGATCGGTGATAGCACTCACCAGCCTCGTGCCCGCGGGCCTCGCCACCGTCACCGGCGCCTCCGACGGCAACCTCGTCGGCAGCCTCACTTCCGCACTCCAGCACGAGTTTTCGCCGGAGGCGGACGAAGCCCTACCCAGACCGGAGGCGGCCGCCGCGCCGGTCGCCGCCCTGGAACCCATGCTTCGTGAGGCCAAACAGGTTGTCCCCGTTGGCCCTCCGGTCGTGAAGACCGTCGCCCTGCCGGACGGCCGCGTACCCGCCGCCCTGCCCGCCGGTCCGATCGGCATGCCGGGTATCGCCGAGAACGCCTATCAGAACGCCGAACGCATTCTGGCCCTGGAGAATCCGGCCTGCGCCATGCCGTGGTCACTGCTCGCCGGTATCGGCCGCGTCGAATCCACGCACGCCTTCGGCGGTAAAGCCGATGCCGACGGCAACCCCATCGATCCGGTCTACGGCCCGGTCCTGGACGGCAGCCTGTGGGGCAACAATGTCGTGCACGACACCGACGGCGGCGAACTGGACGGCCTGGCCTCCTACGACCGCGCCATCGGCCCCATGCAGTTCCTCCCGCAGACCTGGCGCAAGTACGCCGCCGACGGCAATGGCGACGGCATCGCGGACCCGCAGAACCTCTTCGACGCCGCCCTCACCGCGGGCAAGTACCTGTGCTCGGGCAATCTCGATATGCGCGATCCGGCCCAGCAGACCCGCGCCATCCTGCGCTACAACAACTCCATGGCCTACGTCGCCAACGTGATGGCCTGGGAAACCGCCTACTCCACCGGCATCGCCCCGGGAGCCTCGGCCCTGCCCCGCATCTGA
- a CDS encoding lytic transglycosylase domain-containing protein, protein MTASALLIAGLVTAGSATTTPVHTETPQAAPEALLAAAASDTSGGKSVETASDQTVGLVPAAPEAPRKLSAMTPPADGALGGNVQLQNIALPGGTGALGIPELVLAAYRNAELALESSTPGCGLPWNLLAGIGRIESLHASGGHTDAAGTTISPIYGPALDGTLPGNEVIKATNGSYVRAVGPMQFLPSTWTNYASDGNGDGVADPNNVFDAALAAGKYLCSGGLDLRDPAQQLRAVLRYNNSMSYAANVLSWSNAYKTGGTPAPVNISAEMIPPGALTAGPDMTAASVNIPATTTTTTTDAPPSTTQATQTQVMITIPGLPPIPCGIFCPAPAVPANPCESVQLPATEVKPDAKPEDGLQTGEQDKANQDQVQQFGPDGKPIEKTTTCTQPQQQDPAVQPQGQQPNNQPAQPAATDEPAPAAPVDPAPESVDPTTPAPGITLPFGITIPLPAPPAPAVP, encoded by the coding sequence GTGACAGCGTCGGCGCTGCTGATAGCGGGCCTGGTCACCGCCGGTTCGGCCACCACCACCCCGGTGCATACCGAGACTCCGCAGGCCGCGCCCGAGGCGCTGCTGGCCGCCGCGGCCTCCGATACCTCCGGTGGCAAATCCGTGGAAACCGCCTCGGATCAGACCGTCGGGCTGGTGCCCGCCGCACCCGAGGCACCGCGCAAACTCAGCGCCATGACCCCGCCCGCCGACGGCGCGCTCGGCGGCAATGTGCAGCTGCAGAACATCGCGCTACCGGGCGGCACCGGCGCGCTCGGCATTCCGGAGCTGGTGCTGGCCGCCTACCGCAATGCCGAACTGGCACTGGAGTCCTCGACGCCCGGATGTGGGCTGCCGTGGAATCTGCTCGCCGGAATCGGGCGCATCGAATCACTGCACGCCAGTGGCGGGCACACCGATGCAGCGGGCACCACCATCTCGCCGATCTACGGTCCGGCGCTCGACGGGACACTGCCCGGTAACGAGGTCATCAAGGCCACCAACGGCAGTTATGTGCGCGCCGTCGGACCGATGCAGTTCCTGCCCAGCACCTGGACCAACTACGCCTCGGACGGTAACGGCGACGGTGTCGCCGATCCGAACAATGTCTTCGATGCCGCGCTGGCCGCGGGCAAGTACCTCTGCTCGGGCGGTCTGGATCTGCGCGATCCGGCCCAGCAGCTGCGAGCCGTACTGCGCTACAACAACTCCATGTCGTACGCGGCCAATGTGCTCAGCTGGTCGAACGCGTACAAGACCGGCGGCACGCCCGCGCCGGTGAACATCTCCGCCGAGATGATCCCGCCCGGCGCGCTCACCGCCGGACCGGATATGACGGCCGCCTCGGTGAATATCCCGGCCACCACGACCACTACCACCACCGACGCACCGCCGAGCACCACCCAGGCCACGCAGACCCAGGTGATGATCACCATCCCCGGCCTGCCGCCCATCCCCTGCGGCATCTTCTGCCCCGCGCCCGCGGTACCCGCGAATCCCTGTGAGTCAGTGCAGCTTCCGGCCACCGAGGTGAAGCCGGACGCCAAGCCCGAGGACGGCCTGCAGACGGGTGAGCAGGACAAGGCCAACCAGGACCAGGTCCAGCAGTTCGGTCCGGACGGTAAGCCGATCGAGAAGACCACCACCTGCACCCAGCCGCAGCAACAGGATCCGGCGGTCCAGCCGCAGGGTCAGCAACCGAACAATCAACCGGCCCAGCCCGCCGCGACCGACGAGCCCGCCCCCGCCGCGCCGGTCGATCCGGCCCCGGAGTCGGTCGATCCGACCACCCCGGCCCCCGGCATCACCCTCCCGTTCGGCATCACCATTCCGCTGCCCGCTCCGCCGGCCCCGGCCGTCCCGTAA
- a CDS encoding DUF1003 domain-containing protein, whose amino-acid sequence MDKTSARQRLESPMETRFRGFDWDAEALARSSEKVARFLGTGRYLVIQTAIVIVWIALNVFAIRLQWDPYPFILLNLAFSTQAAYAAPLILLAQNRQDNRDRVALEEDRTRAAQTKADTEFLARELASLRLAVGEVATRDYLRRELDDVKDALVRLEKLMTDGEVVKERKAKKNTDRKRAEVAISPQKDGD is encoded by the coding sequence ATGGACAAGACCAGCGCGCGCCAGCGCCTGGAGTCGCCGATGGAGACCCGCTTCCGCGGATTCGATTGGGACGCAGAGGCTCTCGCGCGCAGTAGTGAGAAGGTCGCGCGTTTCCTGGGCACCGGCCGCTATCTGGTGATCCAGACGGCGATCGTGATCGTCTGGATCGCGCTCAATGTCTTCGCGATCCGGCTGCAGTGGGATCCGTATCCGTTCATCCTGTTGAACCTCGCCTTCTCCACCCAGGCCGCCTACGCCGCGCCGCTCATCCTGCTGGCACAGAACCGGCAGGACAACCGCGACCGCGTAGCACTCGAGGAGGATCGGACCCGAGCTGCCCAGACAAAGGCCGACACCGAATTCCTGGCGCGCGAACTGGCTTCGCTGCGACTCGCCGTCGGCGAGGTGGCGACTCGTGACTATCTGCGCCGCGAGCTGGATGATGTCAAGGATGCCCTGGTCAGGTTGGAGAAACTGATGACCGACGGCGAGGTCGTCAAGGAGCGCAAAGCCAAGAAGAATACCGATCGAAAGAGGGCGGAGGTCGCAATTTCGCCGCAGAAAGATGGCGACTAA
- a CDS encoding magnesium transporter MgtE N-terminal domain-containing protein — protein MAATRVFAARLAGLVVLGPDGESIGRVRDLVISVRYDRQQPRVLGILVELPTRKRIFVPMLRVQAIDPGAVTLTTGTISVRRFERRAGEMLAIAQILDSTVRVADPELPQLADTDVVVVDLGIEQSRTRDYLVSRVAVRERRRLGVGFGRRGAVHVVDWAQVRGLTQTELNLPGQDVTQLLTQFEGMRPADVAHMLRELPRKRRIEVAAAFDDERLADVVQELPETDQVELLEQLGVERAADLLEAMDPDDAADLLGELPEGEAESLLALMDPEDSEPVRRLLEHAPYTAGGLMTSKPVVLTPATTVAEALARIRDPELTPALATMAFVVRPPTATPTGRYIGCVHFQQLLREPPANLVGGIVDDDLVQLRPEAPLTAVTRYFATYNLVCGPVVDAENHLLGAVTVDDVLDHLLPEDWREQDEDNHDVHGIPLIDGTGGRA, from the coding sequence ATGGCAGCGACGAGAGTTTTCGCCGCCCGGCTCGCGGGCTTGGTGGTATTGGGACCGGACGGGGAGTCTATCGGCCGCGTTCGCGATCTGGTGATCTCCGTCCGGTATGACCGGCAGCAGCCGCGCGTACTCGGCATCCTCGTCGAACTGCCCACGCGCAAACGGATTTTCGTGCCGATGCTGCGGGTGCAGGCGATCGATCCGGGTGCGGTGACGCTGACCACCGGGACCATCAGCGTGCGGCGTTTCGAGCGACGGGCCGGTGAAATGCTGGCCATCGCGCAGATTCTCGATTCCACGGTGCGGGTCGCCGATCCGGAGTTGCCGCAGCTGGCCGATACCGATGTGGTGGTGGTCGACCTCGGCATCGAACAGTCCCGCACCCGCGACTATCTGGTCTCCCGGGTCGCGGTGCGCGAACGCCGCCGACTCGGCGTCGGATTCGGCCGGCGCGGTGCGGTGCACGTGGTGGATTGGGCCCAGGTGCGCGGGCTCACTCAGACCGAATTGAATCTGCCCGGCCAGGATGTGACCCAGCTGCTCACCCAGTTCGAGGGCATGCGGCCGGCCGATGTGGCGCATATGCTGCGCGAGCTGCCGCGCAAGCGCCGCATCGAGGTGGCCGCCGCCTTCGACGACGAGCGACTCGCCGATGTGGTGCAGGAGTTGCCCGAGACCGATCAGGTGGAGCTGCTGGAGCAGCTCGGCGTGGAGCGCGCCGCGGATCTGCTCGAGGCCATGGACCCCGACGATGCCGCCGACCTGCTCGGCGAGCTGCCCGAGGGTGAGGCGGAATCGCTACTGGCGCTTATGGATCCGGAGGATTCCGAACCGGTCCGGCGACTGCTCGAACACGCCCCGTACACCGCCGGTGGTCTGATGACCTCCAAGCCGGTGGTGCTCACCCCGGCCACCACGGTGGCCGAGGCCCTGGCCCGCATCCGCGATCCGGAGTTGACGCCCGCGCTGGCCACCATGGCCTTCGTGGTGCGCCCGCCGACCGCCACCCCGACCGGTCGCTACATCGGCTGCGTGCACTTCCAGCAACTGCTGCGCGAACCTCCGGCGAACCTGGTCGGCGGCATTGTCGACGATGATCTGGTGCAGTTGCGCCCGGAGGCCCCGCTCACCGCCGTGACCCGTTACTTCGCCACCTACAACCTGGTGTGCGGACCGGTGGTGGACGCGGAGAATCATCTACTGGGCGCGGTGACCGTCGACGACGTCCTCGACCATCTACTGCCGGAGGATTGGCGCGAACAGGATGAGGACAACCACGACGTGCACGGTATTCCGCTGATCGACGGCACCGGAGGCCGCGCATGA
- a CDS encoding HpcH/HpaI aldolase/citrate lyase family protein: MTSRRTVLAVPGSNPRMMEKAKGLAADEVFLDLEDAVAPAAKAQARANIVAALNSDGWGEQIRVVRVNDWTTEHTYADVIAVVDGAGDRIDALLLPKVTDAGQVQALDLLLTQLEKANGLPIGRIGIEPQIENALGLRNIDAIATASPRVRTLVFGPADFMASINMRTLVVGEQPEGYEPGDAYHHIYMTILLAARAHGLQAIDGPYLAVRDIDGFRRNASRTAALGFDGKWVLHPDQIAAGNEIFSPRQADYDRAEEILDAYAFHTSAAGGARGAVMLGDEMIDEASAKMAQVIADKGRAAKMTRATPSF, encoded by the coding sequence ATGACATCGCGCCGTACGGTGCTCGCCGTCCCCGGCAGCAATCCCCGCATGATGGAGAAGGCCAAGGGGCTGGCCGCCGACGAGGTGTTCCTCGATCTCGAGGATGCCGTCGCGCCCGCCGCCAAAGCGCAAGCGCGGGCCAATATCGTGGCCGCGCTGAACTCCGACGGCTGGGGTGAGCAGATTCGCGTTGTGCGAGTCAATGATTGGACCACCGAGCACACCTACGCCGATGTCATCGCGGTGGTGGACGGCGCGGGCGACCGCATCGACGCGCTGCTGCTGCCCAAGGTCACCGACGCCGGTCAGGTACAGGCGCTGGACCTGCTGCTGACCCAGTTGGAGAAGGCCAACGGCCTGCCGATCGGGCGGATCGGCATCGAACCGCAGATCGAGAACGCGCTGGGACTGCGCAATATCGACGCCATCGCCACCGCGAGCCCGCGCGTGCGGACCCTGGTCTTCGGTCCGGCCGACTTCATGGCCTCGATCAATATGCGCACCCTGGTCGTCGGCGAACAGCCCGAGGGCTACGAACCCGGTGACGCGTATCACCACATCTATATGACGATCCTGCTCGCGGCGCGGGCGCACGGTTTGCAGGCCATCGACGGGCCGTACCTGGCGGTGCGCGATATCGACGGCTTCCGGCGCAACGCATCACGCACCGCCGCACTGGGTTTCGACGGTAAGTGGGTATTGCATCCGGATCAGATCGCGGCCGGTAACGAGATCTTCAGCCCACGTCAGGCCGACTACGACCGCGCCGAGGAAATTCTGGACGCGTACGCTTTTCACACATCGGCCGCGGGCGGAGCTCGCGGAGCGGTCATGCTCGGCGACGAGATGATCGACGAGGCCAGCGCCAAGATGGCGCAGGTGATCGCTGATAAAGGACGAGCGGCGAAAATGACGCGTGCCACGCCTTCTTTTTGA
- a CDS encoding general stress protein: protein MTNPLGNSSRNRPGLPTPPSGWPVGSYPTYAEAQRAVDYLADNSFPVENVTIVGVDLMQVERVLYRLTWGKVIGGGVVSGAWLGLFIGLLLSLFSSSGAILVGLIGGIVFGVISTTIPYAATRGQRDFASTMQLVAGRYDVLCDPKAAEQARDMLARLAI, encoded by the coding sequence ATGACGAATCCCTTGGGGAACTCGAGCCGGAACCGTCCGGGCCTACCGACGCCACCGTCGGGCTGGCCGGTCGGGTCCTACCCGACCTACGCCGAGGCACAGCGTGCGGTCGATTACCTGGCCGACAATTCCTTCCCGGTGGAGAACGTGACCATCGTCGGCGTCGATCTCATGCAGGTCGAACGCGTGCTCTATCGCCTGACCTGGGGCAAGGTCATCGGTGGGGGTGTGGTGTCGGGCGCTTGGCTGGGCCTGTTCATCGGCCTGCTGCTGAGCCTGTTCTCCTCCAGCGGCGCGATTCTGGTCGGCTTGATCGGCGGCATCGTCTTCGGCGTCATCTCCACCACCATCCCGTACGCCGCCACGCGCGGGCAGCGGGATTTCGCTTCCACCATGCAGTTGGTGGCGGGGCGCTATGACGTGCTGTGCGATCCCAAGGCCGCCGAACAGGCGCGTGACATGCTGGCTCGGCTGGCCATCTAG
- a CDS encoding suppressor of fused domain protein — protein sequence MDVIDKVRAGVLGHFGVESADAASVTFLGLEPIEILRIPDGDLVHYVTLGGSRHPMTDPTAALADPVRGPRAELALTLRGGVGAGAGLTRALAVLVASPSVEGIVLQADALLDLGEPLWLNAPFTAVLLEDSDIAAVELPEPAEPVRFLTATPITATEAAWVRIRGAAALRDAWTEAKIDVRDADRGAASL from the coding sequence ATGGATGTGATCGACAAGGTCCGGGCCGGGGTGCTCGGACACTTCGGAGTGGAGTCCGCGGACGCGGCCTCGGTGACCTTCCTCGGGCTGGAGCCCATCGAGATCCTGCGGATTCCCGATGGCGATCTGGTGCACTATGTGACGCTCGGTGGTTCGCGGCATCCCATGACGGATCCGACGGCGGCACTGGCCGATCCGGTGCGCGGACCGCGCGCGGAGTTGGCGTTGACGCTGCGCGGCGGGGTCGGGGCGGGCGCGGGCCTGACCCGTGCGCTCGCGGTATTGGTGGCCTCACCCTCGGTGGAAGGCATTGTGCTGCAGGCCGATGCGCTGCTGGATCTGGGAGAACCGCTGTGGCTCAACGCGCCTTTCACGGCGGTACTGCTCGAAGACAGCGATATCGCCGCGGTGGAGTTGCCGGAACCCGCTGAGCCGGTGCGGTTTCTGACCGCCACACCGATTACCGCGACCGAGGCGGCCTGGGTGCGTATTCGCGGTGCCGCCGCGCTGCGCGATGCCTGGACCGAGGCGAAAATCGATGTACGCGACGCGGATCGCGGCGCGGCCTCGCTCTGA
- a CDS encoding PHP domain-containing protein, with protein MRIDLHTHSTASDGTDTPAELIRNAAAAGLDVVALTDHDTTAGWAEAVEALPPGLTLVRGMEMSCEGRGDDGWPVAVHLLAYLFDPTDDAFAQERERLRGERTVRLRAIAEHMAADGLPVDPDAVMASAGPSAGRPHLARALVEAGVVPTVDAAFQDLLAPHGKYYVDKADTPLQRAVEMVRSAGGVTVVAHARARKRGRLLALDHIRELAELGLGGLELDHPDHSAADREVLAGLAAELGLFTTGSSDYHGSNKTIQLGEFTTDPTQFEILVGKSSGVPVITA; from the coding sequence GTGCGCATCGATCTCCACACTCATTCCACCGCCTCCGACGGCACCGATACTCCGGCCGAGCTGATCCGCAATGCCGCGGCCGCCGGGCTGGACGTGGTCGCCCTGACCGATCACGACACCACCGCGGGCTGGGCGGAGGCGGTCGAGGCGCTACCGCCGGGCCTGACGCTGGTGCGCGGTATGGAGATGTCCTGCGAGGGCAGGGGCGACGACGGCTGGCCGGTGGCGGTGCATCTGCTGGCCTATCTGTTCGATCCGACCGATGACGCCTTCGCGCAGGAGCGCGAGCGGCTGCGTGGTGAGCGGACCGTCCGCCTGCGGGCGATCGCCGAGCATATGGCGGCCGATGGACTGCCGGTGGATCCGGACGCGGTCATGGCGTCGGCGGGTCCGTCGGCCGGCCGTCCGCATCTGGCGCGGGCATTGGTCGAGGCGGGTGTGGTGCCGACCGTCGACGCGGCGTTCCAGGATCTGCTGGCCCCGCACGGCAAGTACTACGTGGACAAGGCCGATACGCCGTTGCAGCGCGCGGTGGAGATGGTCCGGTCGGCGGGCGGGGTGACCGTGGTGGCGCATGCGCGCGCCCGCAAACGCGGCCGGTTGCTGGCCCTGGACCATATTCGGGAATTGGCCGAGCTGGGTTTGGGCGGGCTCGAACTCGATCATCCCGATCACAGCGCCGCCGATCGCGAGGTGCTTGCCGGACTCGCCGCCGAACTCGGTCTGTTCACCACCGGTTCCTCGGACTACCACGGCAGCAACAAGACCATTCAACTCGGCGAATTCACCACCGACCCAACGCAATTCGAGATACTTGTGGGCAAGTCCAGTGGGGTTCCGGTGATCACCGCGTGA
- a CDS encoding FAD-binding protein produces the protein MTEFETDVLVLGGGPAGAWTALAAAAAGARVLLVDKARCGSSGPTARAGATLWNIPPGRLRDEAVAESFEHGGGLGDPEWMYRVLEETHRRVAQLVHGGLRAHGDRGGPPTRIRLDGPKYLGRLRRSMVVAGVRILDHHPALQLLTDADGVVSGAAGVALEGEFRSWSARAKAVVIATGGCAFLSGGAGTDVDTGEGLLMGAEAGAELSGMEFSNAYSLLPAGVSGPASVSGQRPPGAFPADQVRHFATLYDESRSVLCGAGVGSRAQAFAAIADGRRVFAALDDLSDASADPPLLLGEHAELLGSDREVPVRQGDSRRVPLRAVLEGTVRGTGGLWLAGPDCATTVPGLYGAGDVTTREPVTGAVSGFGGQNGAWAVSSGVWAGQAAARFAGTRRKVGKTRPVPGVGLGARARIDPRAVVGLVQEHTLPLRRSYWRSDGSLRDSIGELDGMWPGVEFDLGGKGTERLHARQAAALLAVARWTKYSALARTETRGMHRRTDHPGVASDWRVRLLTGGLDSVWVRPERTAAPRTMRGPVESAAPEAS, from the coding sequence ATGACCGAATTCGAGACCGATGTGCTTGTGCTGGGGGGTGGTCCGGCGGGCGCCTGGACCGCACTCGCCGCGGCGGCGGCCGGTGCTCGAGTTCTGCTGGTCGACAAGGCCCGCTGCGGATCCAGCGGCCCCACCGCACGCGCCGGGGCGACGCTCTGGAACATTCCGCCCGGGCGATTGCGCGATGAGGCGGTCGCGGAGAGCTTCGAGCACGGCGGCGGGCTCGGCGATCCGGAGTGGATGTATCGGGTGCTCGAGGAGACGCACCGGCGTGTGGCACAACTCGTGCACGGTGGTCTGCGGGCGCACGGTGACCGCGGCGGACCGCCCACCCGTATCCGGCTGGACGGGCCGAAGTATCTGGGCCGACTACGCCGCAGCATGGTGGTCGCCGGGGTGCGAATCCTGGATCACCATCCGGCATTACAGCTGCTCACCGATGCCGACGGCGTGGTCTCGGGTGCGGCGGGCGTGGCCCTGGAGGGCGAGTTCCGGAGTTGGAGTGCGCGCGCCAAAGCGGTGGTCATCGCCACCGGCGGCTGCGCTTTCCTCTCCGGTGGCGCGGGCACCGATGTGGATACCGGTGAGGGGCTGCTGATGGGTGCCGAGGCCGGGGCCGAACTCTCCGGAATGGAGTTCTCCAACGCGTATTCGCTGCTCCCGGCGGGTGTTTCGGGTCCGGCCTCGGTCTCGGGCCAGCGGCCGCCCGGCGCCTTCCCCGCCGACCAGGTCCGGCACTTCGCGACGCTGTACGACGAATCCCGTTCGGTGCTCTGCGGTGCGGGCGTCGGCTCCCGGGCGCAGGCCTTCGCCGCCATCGCCGACGGTCGCCGCGTCTTCGCCGCCCTCGACGACCTGTCCGATGCGAGCGCGGATCCGCCGCTGCTCCTGGGCGAACATGCCGAATTGCTCGGTTCCGATCGCGAAGTGCCGGTCCGACAGGGGGATTCGCGGCGGGTGCCATTGCGTGCGGTATTGGAGGGCACCGTGCGCGGGACCGGTGGGTTGTGGCTGGCCGGACCCGATTGCGCCACTACGGTTCCCGGGCTCTACGGTGCGGGCGATGTCACCACGCGCGAGCCGGTGACCGGCGCGGTCTCCGGATTCGGCGGTCAGAACGGTGCCTGGGCGGTGTCGTCGGGGGTGTGGGCGGGCCAGGCCGCGGCGCGGTTCGCCGGGACCCGTCGCAAGGTCGGCAAGACCCGTCCGGTGCCGGGGGTCGGGCTCGGTGCTCGGGCGCGCATCGATCCGCGCGCGGTGGTCGGGCTGGTGCAGGAGCACACGCTGCCGCTGCGGCGCAGCTACTGGCGCAGTGACGGCAGTCTGCGCGACAGCATCGGTGAACTGGACGGTATGTGGCCCGGGGTCGAGTTCGACCTCGGCGGTAAGGGCACCGAACGCCTGCATGCGCGGCAGGCCGCGGCGCTGCTGGCTGTGGCGCGCTGGACCAAGTACAGCGCTCTCGCTCGCACGGAGACGCGCGGAATGCACCGCCGCACCGATCACCCTGGCGTGGCGAGCGATTGGCGTGTCCGGTTGCTCACCGGTGGTCTGGACAGCGTCTGGGTGCGCCCGGAGCGCACCGCCGCACCGCGAACCATGCGCGGACCCGTCGAGAGCGCCGCACCCGAAGCCTCCTGA
- a CDS encoding NAD(P)-dependent malic enzyme — protein MSPVTEAVNATTASPATNAANLSDITTEEIFAGHLGGKLSVALTAPLDTQRDLSIAYTPGVAQVCRGIHKDESLAKAYTWAERLVVVVSDGTAVLGLGDIGPRASLPVMEGKAALFKKFAGLDSIPIVLDTKDVDEIVETVIRLRPSFGAVNLEDISAPRCFEIEKRLVEALDCPVMHDDQHGTAIVVLAALKGAAAVQGRPIADLKVVVSGAGAAGVACTNILLAAGVSDIVVLDSKGIISSDRGDLNEVKAELAQRSNPRKVTGGPAEALAGADVFLGLSAGTIAEELIASMAPESIVFAMSNPDPEIHPEVAAKYAAIVATGRSDFPNQINNVLAFPGVFKGALDVGARRITEGMKVAAADAIFAVVADELAVDRIIPSPLDPRVAPAVAEAVGAAARAEGVA, from the coding sequence GTGTCACCCGTGACTGAAGCAGTGAATGCCACCACGGCAAGCCCCGCGACCAATGCTGCGAACCTTTCCGACATCACCACGGAAGAAATTTTCGCGGGCCACCTGGGCGGTAAGCTCTCGGTCGCACTCACCGCCCCGCTGGACACCCAGCGCGACCTCTCGATCGCCTACACCCCGGGTGTGGCGCAGGTCTGCCGCGGCATCCACAAGGACGAGTCGCTCGCCAAGGCCTACACCTGGGCCGAGCGCCTGGTCGTGGTCGTCTCGGACGGCACCGCGGTGCTGGGCCTGGGCGATATCGGCCCGCGTGCGTCGCTGCCGGTGATGGAGGGCAAGGCGGCGCTGTTCAAGAAGTTCGCCGGCCTGGATTCGATTCCGATCGTGCTCGACACCAAGGATGTCGACGAGATCGTCGAGACCGTGATCCGCCTGCGCCCGAGCTTCGGCGCGGTCAACCTGGAGGACATCTCCGCGCCGCGCTGCTTCGAGATCGAGAAGCGTCTCGTCGAGGCCCTGGACTGCCCGGTCATGCATGACGACCAGCACGGCACCGCCATCGTGGTGCTGGCCGCCCTCAAGGGTGCGGCCGCGGTGCAGGGCCGTCCGATCGCGGATCTGAAGGTCGTGGTGTCGGGTGCGGGCGCGGCCGGTGTGGCGTGCACGAACATCCTGCTGGCCGCCGGTGTCTCCGACATCGTGGTGCTGGATTCGAAGGGCATCATCAGCAGCGATCGCGGCGACCTCAACGAGGTGAAGGCCGAACTGGCGCAGCGCAGTAACCCGCGCAAGGTCACCGGTGGCCCGGCCGAGGCGCTCGCGGGCGCCGATGTGTTCCTGGGTCTGTCCGCGGGCACCATCGCCGAGGAGCTCATCGCCTCGATGGCGCCGGAGTCCATCGTGTTCGCCATGTCGAACCCGGATCCGGAGATCCACCCGGAGGTGGCCGCCAAGTACGCCGCCATCGTGGCGACCGGGCGATCGGACTTCCCGAACCAGATCAACAATGTGCTCGCGTTCCCGGGCGTCTTCAAGGGCGCGCTGGATGTGGGCGCGCGCCGTATCACCGAGGGTATGAAGGTGGCCGCCGCCGATGCCATCTTCGCGGTGGTCGCGGATGAGCTGGCAGTGGACAGGATCATCCCCAGCCCGCTGGATCCCCGGGTGGCCCCGGCCGTCGCCGAGGCCGTGGGCGCCGCCGCCCGCGCCGAGGGCGTCGCCTGA